The Chitinophagales bacterium genome includes a region encoding these proteins:
- a CDS encoding response regulator transcription factor: MSNNEKVFKVLVVDDEQDILEFLSYNLEKEGFEVFTAENGKVGVEKAKNEHPDIILLDVMMPEMDGIEACRTLREMPQFEHTIIAFLTARTEDYSQIAGFETGADDYISKPIKPRVLVSRLKALLRRYDSKEARATIIEVGDLKIDRERYLITFNGEEMAVPRKEFELLYLLASKPGKVFKRDEILNEIWGRDIIVGDRTIDVHIRKLREKLGEDLIKTVKGIGYKFDEI; this comes from the coding sequence ATGAGCAATAACGAAAAAGTTTTTAAAGTACTAGTAGTAGATGACGAGCAAGACATCTTAGAGTTTTTAAGTTATAATTTAGAAAAAGAAGGTTTTGAAGTATTTACAGCCGAAAACGGAAAAGTAGGTGTAGAAAAAGCCAAAAATGAACATCCAGATATTATTTTATTAGATGTAATGATGCCAGAAATGGATGGAATTGAAGCATGTAGAACGCTACGAGAAATGCCACAATTTGAACACACTATCATTGCATTTTTAACAGCAAGAACCGAAGACTATTCTCAAATAGCTGGTTTTGAAACTGGTGCTGATGATTATATTAGCAAACCAATTAAACCAAGAGTTTTAGTAAGTAGATTAAAAGCACTATTAAGAAGATACGACAGTAAAGAAGCAAGAGCTACTATTATAGAAGTTGGCGACTTAAAAATAGACAGAGAACGCTATTTAATTACTTTTAATGGTGAGGAAATGGCTGTTCCTAGAAAAGAGTTTGAATTGTTGTATTTACTAGCATCTAAGCCAGGAAAAGTGTTTAAAAGAGATGAAATTTTGAACGAAATTTGGGGAAGAGATATTATAGTTGGCGATAGAACAATAGATGTTCATATTAGAAAACTAAGAGAAAAGTTGGGCGAAGATTTAATTAAAACAGTTAAAGGAATAGGTTACAAATTTGACGAAATATGA
- a CDS encoding sensor histidine kinase, translating to MRRAPSPNQIAFISALAVAVLSTAFFILISFVFYLNVRLEMYISSLVATFFMSWILFRYVLTRVVYNKIKVIYKAIGKPLQFEKEVKQKNNLLKTVERDVADWAINKNKQIRSLRQMAEYRKEFVGTVSHELKTPMFNAIGYVETVLDSDLDDKVFIRNYLEKTVSNLERLESIVKDLLQISKFEAGRIELHLEAVDLIKLIKEVLFHYKYLTETYKVNVVVHAKENEFFVCVDKNAIRQVLENLISNSVKYGKENGQTDIYINDLDEQYLVEISDNGIGISQENIDRVFERFFRADKSRSKLVGGTGLGLSIVRNIIQAHNQNINVTSELNKGTTFSFTLDKYIEE from the coding sequence ATGAGAAGAGCTCCTTCTCCAAATCAAATAGCATTTATATCAGCATTGGCAGTAGCAGTTTTATCTACTGCCTTTTTTATATTAATTAGTTTTGTTTTTTATTTGAATGTACGCTTAGAAATGTATATTTCTTCTTTAGTTGCTACATTTTTTATGTCGTGGATATTATTTAGATATGTATTAACAAGAGTTGTATATAATAAAATTAAAGTCATTTATAAAGCCATTGGAAAACCACTACAGTTTGAAAAAGAAGTAAAACAAAAAAACAATCTTTTAAAAACAGTAGAAAGAGATGTAGCAGATTGGGCAATCAACAAAAACAAACAAATTAGAAGCTTGCGACAAATGGCAGAGTACCGAAAAGAGTTTGTTGGAACTGTTTCGCATGAATTGAAAACACCAATGTTTAATGCAATTGGTTATGTAGAAACTGTTTTAGACTCTGACTTAGATGATAAAGTCTTTATTAGAAATTACTTAGAAAAAACTGTTTCTAATTTAGAACGACTGGAATCGATAGTAAAAGACTTATTACAAATTTCTAAATTTGAAGCAGGAAGAATTGAGTTACATTTAGAAGCTGTAGATTTAATTAAGCTAATTAAAGAAGTATTGTTTCATTACAAATATCTAACAGAAACATACAAAGTAAATGTTGTTGTTCATGCTAAAGAAAATGAATTTTTTGTGTGTGTTGATAAAAATGCGATTCGTCAAGTATTAGAAAATCTAATTTCTAATTCTGTAAAGTATGGAAAAGAAAATGGTCAGACAGATATTTACATTAATGATTTAGACGAACAGTATTTGGTAGAAATAAGTGATAATGGCATTGGCATTAGTCAGGAAAATATAGATAGAGTTTTTGAACGCTTTTTTAGAGCAGACAAAAGTAGGTCTAAATTAGTTGGAGGAACTGGTTTAGGTTTGTCTATTGTAAGAAATATTATACAAGCACACAATCAGAATATTAATGTAACGAGTGAGTTAAACAAAGGCACTACTTTTAGTTTTACTTTAGATAAATATATAGAAGAATAA